A region from the Altererythrobacter sp. H2 genome encodes:
- a CDS encoding aldehyde dehydrogenase family protein: MTDYRTLIDGEMVDNGQWLDVVNPANEEVIGRVPACGKDELDRAVAAARRAFKTWSKTPVEERRAAIQKISAIIKENADELHRLLTAEQGKPHSQAMGEIIGASMMAGAQSTLNLDEVVNEDSDQRLSRTRRVPVGVVGGIVPWNFPVMMAMQKIAPAMLSGCTIVLKPSPFTPLTTLRLAELIKDAAPAGVVNVITGEDSLGPLITSHPDIDKITFTGSTATGKKIMEGASKDLKRITLELGGNDASIVLPDADVEKVAEQLFWSSFTNAGQICVAAKRIYIHEDIYDDLSKAIAEYAKGVKVGDGAQQGTAVGPIQNKKQFDRVCELIQDAKDNGYNFLVGGEVDPSGSGYYVPITILDNPPEDARIVAEEQFGPVMPLMKFSTDEEVIARANNSEYGLAGAVWTKDVERGVKIAEQLETGTVWINEFLHLSPFAPFGGHKQSGFGAEYGIEGLKEFTYPQVITVKKNAAV, encoded by the coding sequence ATGACTGACTACCGCACCCTGATCGACGGTGAGATGGTCGACAACGGCCAGTGGCTCGATGTCGTCAATCCTGCCAACGAGGAAGTAATCGGCCGCGTGCCCGCCTGCGGCAAGGACGAGCTGGACCGCGCCGTCGCCGCAGCCCGCCGCGCCTTCAAGACCTGGTCGAAGACCCCGGTCGAGGAACGCCGCGCCGCGATCCAGAAGATCTCCGCGATCATCAAGGAAAACGCTGACGAGCTGCACCGCCTGCTCACCGCCGAACAGGGCAAGCCGCACAGCCAAGCCATGGGCGAAATCATCGGCGCCTCGATGATGGCCGGGGCCCAGTCGACCCTGAACCTTGACGAAGTGGTGAACGAAGACAGCGACCAGCGCCTCAGCCGCACCCGCCGCGTGCCGGTGGGCGTGGTTGGCGGCATCGTGCCGTGGAACTTCCCGGTGATGATGGCGATGCAGAAGATTGCGCCTGCCATGCTGAGCGGCTGCACCATCGTGCTCAAGCCCTCGCCCTTCACCCCGCTGACCACCCTGCGCCTGGCCGAGCTGATCAAGGACGCCGCACCCGCCGGCGTCGTCAACGTGATCACCGGCGAAGACAGCCTCGGCCCGCTGATCACCAGCCACCCGGATATCGACAAGATCACCTTCACCGGCTCCACTGCGACGGGGAAGAAGATCATGGAAGGCGCGAGCAAGGACCTGAAGCGGATCACGCTCGAACTGGGCGGTAACGACGCCTCGATCGTGCTGCCCGATGCCGACGTGGAGAAGGTGGCAGAGCAGCTGTTCTGGTCCAGCTTCACCAATGCCGGGCAGATCTGCGTCGCCGCCAAGCGGATCTACATCCACGAGGACATCTATGACGACCTGAGCAAGGCGATTGCCGAATATGCCAAGGGCGTGAAAGTCGGCGACGGCGCGCAGCAGGGTACGGCCGTGGGCCCGATCCAGAACAAGAAGCAGTTCGACCGCGTGTGCGAGCTGATCCAGGACGCCAAGGACAACGGCTACAACTTCCTGGTCGGCGGCGAGGTCGATCCCTCGGGCTCGGGCTACTACGTGCCGATCACCATTCTCGACAACCCGCCGGAAGATGCCCGGATCGTGGCCGAGGAGCAGTTCGGCCCGGTCATGCCGCTGATGAAGTTCAGCACCGACGAGGAAGTGATCGCACGCGCCAACAACTCCGAATACGGTCTGGCCGGTGCGGTCTGGACCAAGGATGTCGAGCGCGGCGTGAAGATCGCCGAGCAGCTCGAAACCGGCACGGTGTGGATCAACGAATTCCTCCACCTCTCGCCCTTTGCACCGTTCGGCGGGCACAAGCAGTCCGGCTTCGGCGCCGAATACGGGATCGAGGGGCTGAAGGAATTCACCTACCCGCAGGTCATCACGGTGAAGAAGAACGCCGCGGTCTGA
- a CDS encoding acetyl-CoA acetyltransferase, with the protein MTANPEHVPVIIGVGQVNDRPDSPEQGLDSGGLMIAALNAADADAGGGWLEQVDSLALVSQLSWPHLNPLTEAVAKGIGAAPDHLFQTAMPNGDSPILLLNEAANRIGAGKAKICAISGGEALRTAAHLARAKAAAAGSDHKPNALRDAAHRRTVGYRQSYGLTVPVDVYPLYENAGRAAYGQSLSEGQAESGAIWSRFSQVAAANPSAWIRSETSAEDVVTPSADNRPIAFPYTKLQVANSSVNQGAAFLVTSLAEARRRGVPDSQLVYVGAGAAAHESDDFLERDRFDASPSMAVSLTRALELNGIGVEQIDHAELYSCFPCVPKMARRVIGWPLDRPATVFGGLTFGGGPIGNYMSHAVACMVDKLRAEPRNRQRTGLLFANGGYATHNHTIVLTSQPNPGISFPQAFDYQAEADAARGAVPELDKAYLGPATIETYTVHYGRQGEPKLGTVVARTPAGRRTLAAVLPADEAMIAFLTDGQAEPVGSAGEIVAGAGDLREWRRS; encoded by the coding sequence ATGACAGCCAATCCCGAACATGTGCCCGTGATCATTGGTGTGGGCCAGGTCAACGACCGGCCCGACAGCCCGGAGCAGGGGCTCGATTCAGGCGGGCTGATGATCGCCGCGCTCAACGCCGCCGATGCGGATGCGGGCGGCGGCTGGCTGGAGCAGGTCGATTCATTGGCGCTGGTCAGCCAGCTGTCGTGGCCGCACCTCAACCCGCTGACGGAAGCTGTGGCCAAGGGCATCGGGGCGGCGCCTGACCACCTGTTCCAGACCGCCATGCCCAATGGCGACAGCCCGATCCTGCTGCTCAACGAAGCGGCCAACCGCATCGGCGCGGGCAAGGCAAAGATTTGCGCCATATCGGGGGGCGAGGCGCTGCGCACCGCCGCCCACCTGGCCCGCGCGAAAGCCGCCGCCGCCGGATCGGACCACAAGCCCAATGCCCTGCGCGATGCAGCCCACCGGCGCACGGTCGGCTATCGCCAGTCCTATGGCCTGACCGTGCCGGTCGATGTCTATCCGCTCTACGAGAACGCCGGGCGCGCCGCATATGGCCAGTCATTGAGCGAGGGACAGGCCGAAAGCGGGGCGATCTGGTCACGCTTCTCGCAGGTTGCTGCCGCCAATCCCTCGGCCTGGATCCGCAGCGAAACGAGCGCCGAAGACGTGGTCACCCCCAGCGCCGACAACCGCCCGATCGCCTTCCCCTACACCAAGCTGCAGGTCGCCAATTCCAGCGTCAACCAGGGCGCGGCGTTCCTGGTCACCAGCCTGGCCGAGGCGCGCCGCCGGGGCGTGCCGGATAGCCAGCTGGTCTATGTCGGCGCGGGCGCAGCGGCGCACGAGAGCGACGACTTCCTTGAGCGGGACCGGTTCGATGCCTCGCCCAGCATGGCGGTGTCGCTCACCCGCGCGCTGGAACTGAACGGCATTGGCGTGGAGCAAATCGACCACGCGGAGCTCTACAGCTGCTTTCCCTGCGTGCCCAAGATGGCGCGGCGGGTGATCGGCTGGCCGCTTGACCGCCCGGCCACGGTGTTCGGCGGCTTGACCTTCGGCGGCGGGCCGATCGGCAACTACATGAGCCACGCGGTCGCCTGCATGGTCGACAAGCTGCGTGCCGAGCCCCGAAACAGACAGCGCACCGGCCTGCTGTTCGCCAATGGCGGCTATGCCACCCACAACCACACCATCGTGCTGACCAGCCAGCCCAATCCCGGCATCAGCTTCCCGCAAGCCTTCGACTATCAGGCCGAAGCCGACGCTGCGCGCGGGGCCGTGCCGGAGCTGGACAAGGCCTACCTCGGCCCCGCCACGATCGAGACCTACACCGTCCACTATGGCCGCCAGGGCGAGCCGAAGCTGGGCACGGTGGTCGCACGCACCCCGGCGGGCAGGCGCACGCTCGCAGCCGTCCTGCCAGCGGACGAGGCCATGATCGCCTTCCTCACCGATGGCCAGGCGGAGCCGGTCGGCAGCGCGGGCGAGATCGTCGCAGGCGCAGGAGACTTGCGCGAATGGCGCCGGTCATGA
- the cysD gene encoding sulfate adenylyltransferase subunit CysD, which produces MKLTHLDRLEAESIHIMREVVAEAHSPVMLYSIGKDSAVMLHLAKKAFYPSPPPFPLLHVDTTWKFREMYALRQKSADDAGMDLLVWQNEEAKERGINPFDHGPLHTDMWKTQGLKQALDHYGFDAAFGGARRDEEKSRAKERIFSFRTASHGWDPKNQRPELWNVYNAKKAKGESIRVFPLSNWTELDIWQYIMAENIEIVPLYFSAPRPTFEHEGGLFMVDDAERLEQVMGTLPPIVERSVRFRTLGCWPLTGAVVSEATTLAEVVQEMLLTTTSERQGRVIDKDEGGAGMEKKKQEGYF; this is translated from the coding sequence ATGAAACTGACCCACCTCGACCGCCTTGAGGCCGAGAGCATCCATATCATGCGCGAAGTCGTGGCCGAGGCGCACAGCCCGGTCATGCTCTATTCGATCGGCAAGGACAGCGCGGTGATGCTGCACCTGGCGAAGAAGGCATTCTATCCCTCGCCGCCGCCGTTCCCGCTGCTCCATGTCGATACGACCTGGAAGTTCCGCGAGATGTACGCCCTGCGCCAGAAGTCGGCCGACGATGCCGGCATGGACCTGCTGGTGTGGCAGAACGAAGAAGCGAAGGAGCGGGGCATCAACCCGTTCGACCACGGCCCACTCCACACCGATATGTGGAAGACGCAAGGGCTCAAGCAGGCGCTCGACCATTATGGGTTCGATGCGGCCTTCGGCGGGGCTCGCCGCGACGAGGAAAAGAGCCGCGCGAAGGAGCGGATTTTCTCGTTCCGCACCGCCAGCCACGGGTGGGACCCGAAGAACCAGCGGCCCGAATTGTGGAATGTCTACAACGCGAAGAAGGCCAAAGGTGAAAGCATCCGCGTGTTCCCGCTGTCAAACTGGACCGAGCTCGACATCTGGCAATACATCATGGCCGAAAACATCGAGATCGTACCGCTCTATTTCTCCGCCCCGCGCCCGACATTCGAACACGAAGGCGGCCTGTTCATGGTCGACGATGCCGAGCGGCTGGAGCAGGTCATGGGCACGCTGCCCCCGATCGTCGAGCGGTCCGTCCGCTTTCGCACGCTGGGCTGCTGGCCACTGACCGGCGCGGTCGTGAGCGAGGCGACCACGCTGGCGGAAGTGGTCCAGGAAATGCTGCTCACCACCACCAGCGAGCGGCAGGGCCGGGTGATCGACAAGGACGAAGGCGGTGCCGGGATGGAGAAAAAGAAGCAGGAGGGGTATTTCTGA
- the cysN gene encoding sulfate adenylyltransferase subunit CysN produces the protein MTERPAYETDALIAEDIEAYLDQHQNKDLLRFITCGSVDDGKSTLIGRLLYDSKMIFEDQLAALESDSKRVGTQGQEIDFALLVDGLAAEREQGITIDVAYRFFATGKRKFIVADCPGHEQYTRNMVTGASTADVAVILVDARKGVLVQTRRHSFLCHQLGIRNLVLAVNKMDLVDYDQAVFDAICADYAAFAHSIGIESFTALPISGFKGDNITPKADGAPSANTPWYSGPSLIEHLEKVPLVNEAAQERSFRMPVQWVNRPNLDFRGFSGLIASGTVKPGDAVRIVPSGKTSTVKSVVTFGGDLAQGVAGQSVTVTLADEVDCSRGDVIAAAEDPPQASDQFEATLVWLSDEAMKPGRGYWLKLATQTVTATVQEPKYEINVNTLEHLAARTLELNAIGVAELRTEKPIVFEPYDKSRTLGGFILIDKLTNATVAAGMLHFSLRRADNVHWQAVSTTREQHAALKNQKPLVLWFTGLSGSGKSTIANAVEQRLVHMNRHTFLLDGDNVRHGLNKDLGFTEADRIENIRRVGEVARLMTDAGLIVLTAFISPFRAERELVRGMMAEGEFVEIFVDTPLEVAEARDVKGLYKKARAGQLKNFTGIDSPYEAPDNPEIRVNTVDMTVDEAADYIVSRIVPLR, from the coding sequence ATGACCGAGCGCCCCGCCTACGAAACCGATGCTCTGATCGCCGAGGACATCGAGGCATATCTCGATCAGCACCAGAACAAGGACCTGCTGCGCTTCATCACCTGCGGCAGCGTGGATGACGGCAAGAGCACGCTGATCGGGCGGTTGCTTTACGATTCGAAGATGATCTTCGAGGACCAGCTCGCCGCGCTGGAAAGCGACAGCAAGCGCGTTGGTACGCAAGGGCAGGAGATCGACTTTGCGCTGCTGGTCGACGGTCTGGCGGCCGAGCGGGAGCAGGGCATCACGATCGATGTCGCCTACCGCTTCTTCGCGACCGGGAAACGCAAGTTCATCGTTGCCGATTGCCCGGGGCACGAGCAATACACCCGCAACATGGTCACCGGCGCCTCTACCGCCGACGTGGCGGTGATCCTGGTCGATGCGCGCAAGGGCGTGCTGGTGCAGACGCGGCGGCACAGCTTCCTGTGTCACCAGCTCGGCATCCGCAACCTGGTGCTGGCGGTCAACAAGATGGACCTGGTCGATTACGATCAGGCGGTGTTTGACGCGATCTGCGCGGACTACGCCGCCTTCGCCCACAGCATCGGGATCGAAAGCTTCACCGCGCTGCCGATCTCCGGCTTCAAGGGCGACAACATTACCCCCAAGGCCGATGGTGCACCCTCCGCCAATACGCCGTGGTATTCCGGCCCCAGCCTGATCGAGCATCTCGAAAAGGTGCCGCTGGTCAACGAAGCGGCGCAGGAGCGCAGCTTCCGGATGCCGGTGCAGTGGGTCAACCGGCCCAACCTCGATTTCCGCGGCTTTTCCGGCCTGATTGCCAGCGGCACGGTGAAGCCGGGCGATGCCGTGCGGATCGTGCCCTCCGGCAAGACCAGCACGGTCAAGTCGGTGGTGACGTTCGGCGGCGATCTGGCGCAGGGCGTGGCCGGCCAGTCGGTCACCGTGACCCTGGCCGACGAAGTCGATTGCTCGCGCGGCGACGTGATCGCAGCGGCCGAGGATCCGCCGCAGGCCTCCGACCAGTTCGAGGCGACGCTGGTCTGGCTCAGTGACGAGGCGATGAAGCCGGGTCGGGGCTACTGGCTCAAGCTGGCCACCCAGACGGTGACCGCCACGGTGCAGGAGCCGAAGTACGAGATCAACGTCAATACGCTTGAGCATCTGGCCGCCAGGACACTTGAACTCAACGCCATCGGGGTGGCCGAGCTGCGCACCGAGAAACCGATCGTGTTCGAGCCTTACGACAAGAGCCGGACGCTGGGCGGGTTCATCCTGATCGACAAGCTGACCAATGCCACGGTCGCAGCCGGGATGCTCCATTTCAGCCTGCGCCGGGCGGACAATGTCCACTGGCAGGCCGTCAGCACCACGCGCGAGCAGCACGCCGCGCTCAAGAACCAGAAGCCGCTCGTGCTGTGGTTCACCGGCCTTTCGGGTTCGGGCAAATCGACCATCGCCAACGCGGTCGAGCAGCGGCTGGTGCACATGAACCGCCACACCTTCCTGCTGGACGGGGACAATGTGCGGCACGGGCTGAACAAGGATTTGGGCTTTACCGAAGCTGACCGGATCGAGAATATCCGCCGGGTCGGCGAAGTGGCGCGGCTGATGACCGACGCCGGTCTGATCGTGCTGACCGCCTTCATCAGCCCGTTCCGCGCCGAGCGCGAACTGGTGCGGGGGATGATGGCCGAGGGCGAGTTTGTCGAGATTTTCGTCGATACCCCGCTGGAAGTGGCCGAAGCGCGCGACGTGAAGGGCCTCTACAAGAAGGCAAGGGCCGGGCAGCTCAAGAATTTCACCGGGATCGACAGCCCCTACGAAGCGCCTGATAACCCGGAAATCCGCGTCAACACCGTGGACATGACGGTGGACGAGGCTGCCGATTACATCGTTTCGCGGATAGTACCGCTGCGATGA